The proteins below come from a single Drosophila suzukii chromosome X, CBGP_Dsuzu_IsoJpt1.0, whole genome shotgun sequence genomic window:
- the rg gene encoding neurobeachin isoform X14, with amino-acid sequence MADIMRPPYSEIKRPDEIVRMTTADNLKFAVLIGLIEVGQVTNREVVNTVLHLLVGGEFDMELNFVIQDAQNIKHMLELLDHCPPNLQAEIWSVFIAILRKSVRNLQACTDVGLIEHVLVRLQRSETVVADLLIEMLGVLASYSITVKELKLLFGTMKATNGKWPRHSAKLLNVLRQMPHRNGPDVFFSFPGRKGSAMVLPPLAKWPYENGFTFTTWFRLDPINSVNIEREKPYLYCFKTSKGVGYTAHFVGNCLVLTSMKVKGKGFQHCVKYEFQPRKWYMIAIVYIYNRWTKSEIKCLVNGQLASSTEMAWFVSTNDPFDKCYIGATPELDEERVFCGQMSAIYLFSEALTTQQICAMHRLGPGYKSQFRFDNECYLNLPDNHKRVSHFQLLPATLGASALPGGSGSGTGSGSDAAAAAAAAVAAGQQQQLQLQFQTLAAEQEARAIDWSDEKLDLNAAFVKIRAVLTARNAVTLAVTGSSSGNTPTAAAAAAAAAGAGATTAAATSAAATAATQNENDAAAAAAAAAVQQQQHATTSGNADDPLGHLPTGNASSFEQLRRMSSVSSLNSLLGTADTEEVNQLKAVLYDGKLSNAIVFMYNPVATDGQLCLQSSPKGNVSYFVHTPHALMLQDVKAVVTHSIHCTLNSIGGIQVLFPLFSQLDMAHEGLGDIKRDPTLCSKLLGFICELVETSQTVQQHMIQNRGFLVISFMLQRSSREHLTLEVLGSFLNLTKYLVTCLSANSDLLLKQLLDHVLFNPALWIYTPANVQARLYSYLATEFLSDTQIYSNVRRVSTVLQTVHTLKYYYWVVNPRAKSGIIPKGLDGPRPAQKDILAIRAYILLFLKQLIMIGNGVKEDELQSILNYLTTMHEDENLHDVLQMLISLMSEHPSSMVPAFDVKHGVRSIFKLLAAESQLIRLQALKLLGFFLSRSTHKRKYDVMSPHNLYTLLAERLLLYEESLSLPTYNVLYEIMTEHISQQILYTRHPEPESHYRLENPMILKVVATLIRQSKQTESLIDVKKLFLQDMTLLCNSNRENRRTVLQMSVWQEWLIAMAYIHPKSSEEQKISDMVYSLFRMLLHHAIKHEYGGWRVWVDTLAIVHSKVSYEEFKLQFAQMYEHYERQRTDNITDPALRQARPISTISGWEREELHQQQNGGSAAAAVAPNQQGAAGAVKGAVSIASLEDVPPVVEEEVEELELEEVEIQEGPIIEEAEPKSVIANISDVYNEQIKTDATCNGNLEEVKEEDSEIQELVEDLESKQPEASPLGALRETLQLGDDMDVEELELATAKDSLNAEQHVARVLQASEAALNDCKMAVDDVLQESSSVLKDEEIELAVNEVVQGVLNNEKKSQADKDKEQSVGQDNVNVSLLNSKNLLNNNNNNNNNNSPSATPTEPTTTTTATVGAETETEVNANEIVSSSPLAPKEERKTETVAEKGATPEVETPETAKPSPIVPSPVVATNQKTEDAANKLNNNEKLAEISASPEPIIVETPEADLLQLSDTETKPAKETEAEAEDPVALAVRDIVEQLIDKVIDATEAETASEIKTETNNNELPKGEKPNSEPGVSEVETPESLAAAAEEIVHEVVEAALVLVQEETTPVKAEEKVEDLLELDQKPAVTGVQEAKALPEVSKEPEEDLKTKEELTTEEPKDHKSQEVPAELPQKQEEHVVAIVNQVLDTLVDETVKAVAAEQTTQTSPAPEEESPKILTKQSGVTPVRVKPNEVDSTTQTTPKNEAGSNLLVEEVQQVLQEDEAQTAAGIASLEDEEYSNQQTASGVENPNGQMEANHYGPGNPESKQQQQQQQQQQQQQQRSKSGSTRPMFSPGPTRPPFRIPEFKWSYIHQRLLSDVLFSLETDIQVWRSHSTKSVLDFVNSSENAIFVVNTVHLISQLADNLIIACGGLLPLLASATSPNSELDVLEPTQGMPLEVAVSFLQRLVNMADVLIFATSLNFGELEAEKNMSSGGILRQCLRLVCTCAVRNCLECKERTRYNVGALARDVPGAAHLQALIRGAQASPKNIVESITGQLSPVKDPEKLLQDMDVNRLRAVIYRDVEETKQAQFLSLAIVYFISVLMVSKYRDILEPPAEPQIQRQSPVLQRTAGGGGRQIQDSDYEIIVVDENNPSVLADNDSHSSGPPSIKSVDSDVGSLNMNSTENEVPEVESSSEILIDDHKPSHSNDESWTDVNLNEDAAVQAASAGMVVGLVDNGGNVITDKHDPSSHHNQQQQQQQQQQQQHQQQQQQQQHGSLGNSERGDKPDSEISVVRVPDGYAGSGGSNPGQGQGVPPNQRPRPDELPMKAPALVAQLPLTTPSREASLTQKLEIALGPVCPLLREIMVDFAPFLSKTLVGSHGQELLMEGKGLTTFKNSHSVVELVMLLCSQEWQNSLQKHAGLAFIELINEGRLLSHAMKDHIVRVANEAEFILNRMRADDVLKHADFESQCAQTLLERREEERMCDHLITAARRRDNVIASRLLEKVRNIMCNRHGAWGDSSANTTSASGGAIVGAVQKSPYWKLDAWEDDARRRKRMVQNPRGSSHPQATLKAALENGGPEDAILQTRDEFHTQIAVSRAHPSGQHNGELLDDAELLIEDRELDLDLTGPVNISTKARLIAPGLVAPGTVSITSTEMFFEVDEEHPEFQKIDGEVLKYCDHLHGKWYFSEVRAIFSRRYLLQNVALEIFLASRTSILFAFPDQHTVKKVIKALPRVGVGIKYGIPQTRRASMMSPRQLMRNSNMTQKWQRREISNFEYLMFLNTIAGRTYNDLNQYPIFPWVLTNYESKDLDLSLPSNYRDLSKPIGALNPSRRAYFEERYESWDSDTIPPFHYGTHYSTAAFTLNWLVRVEPFTTMFLALQGGKFDYPDRLFSSVSLSWKNCQRDTSDVKELIPEWYFLPEMFYNSSGYRLGHREDGALVDDIELPPWAKSPEEFVRINRMALESEFVSCQLHQWIDLIFGYKQRGPEAIRATNVFYYLTYEGSVDLDGVLDPVMREAVENQIRNFGQTPSQLLMEPHPPRSSAMHLSPMMFSAMPEDLCQMLKFYQNSPVIHISANTYPQLSLPSVVTVTAGHQFAVNRWNCNYTASVQSPSYAESPQSPGSNQPLTIDPVLAVHGTNNNSNAVSRRHLGDNFSQMLKIRSNCFVTTVDSRFLIACGFWDNSFRVFATETAKIVQIVFGHFGVVTCMARSECNITSDCYIASGSADCTVLLWHWNARTQSIVGEGDVPTPRATLTGHEQAVTSVVISAELGLVVSGSSNGPVLIHTTFGDLLRSLDPPAEFHSPELITMSREGFIVINYDKGNVAAYTINGKKLRHETHNDNLQCMLLSRDGEYLMTAGDRGIVEVWRTFNLAPLYAFPACNAGIRSLALTHDQKYLLAGLSTGSIIVFHIDFNRWHHEYQQRY; translated from the exons ATCTGCTCATCGAGATGCTGGGCGTCCTGGCCAGCTATAGCATAACGGTGAAGGAGCTGAAGCTGCTCTTTGGGACGATGAAGGCCACCAATGGCAAGTGGCCGCGTCACTCGGCCAAGCTGCTGAACGTCCTCCGGCAGATGCCACATCGCAACGGACCGGATGTGTTCTTCAGCTTTCCGGGCCGCAAGGGATCG GCCATGGTCCTGCCGCCGTTGGCCAAATGGCCCTATGAGAATGGATTCACCTTCACCACCTGGTTTCGGCTGGATCCCATCAATTCGGTGAATATCGAAAGGGAGAAGCCTTACCTGTACTG CTTCAAGACATCGAAGGGTGTGGGCTATACGGCGCATTTTGTGGGCAATTGCCTCGTCCTCACCTCGATGAAGGTCAAGGGCAAGGGCTTTCAGCATTGTGTGAAATACGAATTCCAGCCACGAAAG TGGTATATGATTGCCATAGTGTATATATACAATCGTTGGACGAAAAGCGAAATCAAGTGCCTCGTTAATGGACAGCTGGCCTCTTCAACTGAGATGGCCTGGTTTGTTTCCACAAACGAT CCCTTTGACAAGTGCTACATTGGAGCCACCCCCGAATTGGACGAGGAGCGCGTGTTCTGTGGCCAAATGTCGGCGATCTACCTTTTCAGCGAGGCCCTGACCACGCAGCAGATCTGTGCGATGCACCGCCTGGGTCCCGGCTACAAG tCGCAGTTCCGGTTCGACAACGAGTGCTATCTAAATCTGCCGGACAATCACAAGCGGGTGAGTCACTTTCAACTTCTGCCAGCGACCTTGGGGGCGTCAGCACTGCCGGGCGGCAGTGGGAGTGGCACCGGAAGCGGTAGCGATgcggcagcagcggcggcagcagcCGTTGCCGCCGGACAGCAACAACAGTTGCAGCTGCAATTCCAAACGCTGGCCGCCGAACAGGAGGCGCGGGCAATCGATTGGTCCGATGAGAAACTCGATTTGAATGCGGCATTTGTGAAAATTCGAGCGGTCTTAACCGCACGCAATGCAGTGACCTTGGCGGTCACCGGAAGTAGCAGTGGCAACACCCccactgcagcagcagcagcagcagcagcagctggagCAGGAGCAACtactgcagcagcaacatctgcTGCTGCCACAGCGGCAACACAAAATGAAAAcgatgcagcagcagcagcagcagcagcagcggtacaacagcagcaacatgcaaCAACATCTGGCAACGCTGACGATCCGCTCGGCCATTTGCCCACCGGAAATGCTTCTTCTTTTG AGCAACTCCGTCGAATGTCCAGTGTGAGCAGCTTGAACTCACTGTTGGGAACCGCCGACACTGAGGAGGTCAACCAGCTGAAAGCT GTCCTGTACGATGGCAAACTATCGAATGCCATTGTGTTCATGTACAATCCAGTGGCCACCGATGGTCAATTGTGTCTGCAATCGTCGCCCAAGGGAAACGTTTCATATTTCGTGCACACACCGCATGCGCTGATGTTGCAG GATGTAAAGGCCGTGGTCACGCACTCGATACACTGCACCCTCAACTCGATTGGCGGCATCCAGGTGCTGTTCCCGCTCTTCTCGCAGCTGGACATGGCCCACGAGGGCCTGGGCGACATCAAGCGGGATCCCACGCTGTG CTCCAAGCTGCTGGGCTTCATCTGTGAACTGGTGGAAACATCGCAGACGGTGCAGCAGCACATGATCCAGAACCGGGGCTTCCTGGTCATCTCGTTCATGCTGCAGCGCTCCTCCCGCGAACACCTCACCCTCGAGGTCCTGGGATCCTTCCTGAACCTCACCAAGTATCTGGTCACCTGCCTGTCGGCCAACAGTGATCTGCTGCTCAAGCAG CTGCTGGACCATGTCCTCTTCAATCCAGCCCTGTGGATATACACACCCGCGAATGTCCAGGCGCGACTGTACTCCTATTTGGCCACCGAGTTCCTCTCGGACACGCAGATCTACAGCAATGTGAGGAGGGTCAGCACGGTCCTGCAGACGGTGCACACCCTGAAGTACTACTACTGGGTGGTCAATCCGCGGGCCAAAAGCGGCATCATCCCGAAGGGACTGG ATGGACCTCGTCCGGCCCAAAAGGACATCCTGGCCATTCGGGCCTACATCCTGCTGTTCCTCAAGCAGCTTATCATGATCGGCAATGGCGTGAAGGAGGACGAGCTGCAGAGCATACTTAACTATCTGACCACCATGCACGAG GACGAGAACCTGCACGACGTGCTGCAGATGCTCATCTCGCTGATGTCGGAGCATCCTAGCTCCATGGTACCTGCCTTCGATGTGAAGCACGGTGTGCGCAGCATCTTCAAGTTGTTGGCGGCCGAGAGTCAGTTGATTCGACTGCAGGCCCTCAAATTGCTGGGCTTCTTCCTTTCGCGAAGTACCCACAA ACGCAAGTACGACGTGATGTCGCCACACAATCTGTACACACTGCTGGCGGAACGATTGCTCCTCTATGAGGAGTCTCTCTCCCTGCCCACCTACAATGTCCTCTACGAGATTATGACGGAGCACATCTCGCAACAGATCCTGTACACACGACATCCGGAACCGGAGAGTCACTACCGTCTGGAGAATCCAA TGATCCTCAAGGTGGTGGCCACCCTGATTCGGCAGTCCAAGCAGACCGAGTCCCTGATCGATGTGAAGAAGCTGTTCCTGCAGGATATGACCCTGTTGTGCAACAGCAATCGGGAGAACCGACGCACCGTGCTCCAAATGTCCGTGTGGCAGGAGTGGCTCATTGCGATGGCCTACATCCATCCAAAGAGCAGCGAAGAGCAGAAGATTAGCGACATGGTCTACTCCCTGTTCCGCATGCTGCTCCATCATGCCATCAAGCATGAGTATGGCGGTTGGCGAGTTTGGGTAGATACCCTCGCCATTGTCCACTCGAAGGTGTCGTACGAGGAGTTCAAACTCCAGTTTGCCCAGATGTACGAGCACTACGAACGCCAGCGTACGGATAATATCACAGATCCCGCCCTGCGTCAGGCCAGGCCCATTAGTACGATCAGTGGTTGGGAACGGGAGGAGCTGCATCAGCAGCAGAATGGTGGATCCGCTGCAGCAGCAGTGGCTCCAAATCAGCAAGGAGCTGCCGGAGCGGTCAAGGGTGCCGTATCCATTGCCTCGCTGGAGGATGTGCCGCCCGTGGTcgaggaggaggtggaggaACTGGAACTCGAGGAGGTGGAGATCCAAGAGGGTCCCATCATCGAAGAGGCCGAACCGAAATCCGTGATAGCCAATATTTCCGATGTCTACAACGAGCAGATCAAAACCGATGCCACATGCAATGGCAATCTGGAAGAGGTCAAAGAGGAGGACTCTGAGATTCAGGAACTTGTTGAAGATCTCGAGTCCAAGCAACCGGAAGCATCTCCGTTGGGAGCCCTCAGGGAAACCCTGCAGCTGGGCGATGACATGGATGTCGAGGAACTGGAGCTGGCCACCGCCAAGGATTCGCTCAATGCGGAACAGCATGTGGCGCGAGTTCTTCAGGCCTCCGAGGCGGCACTCAACGATTGCAAAATGGCCGTCGATGATGTCCTGCAGGAGTCATCATCTGTCCTTAAGGACGAGGAGATCGAACTGGCGGTCAACGAAGTTGTTCAGGGTGTCCTTAACAACGAAAAGAAATCCCAGGCCGATAAGGATAAGGAACAGTCCGTGGGGCAGGATAATGTTAATGTTAGCCTGCTGAACAGCAAGAATCTGctcaacaataataataataacaataataacaatagtccgagtgccacgcccacagaGCCCACGACCACGACGACGGCGACGGTGGgagcggaaacggaaacggagGTCAATGCCAATGAGATCGTGAGCAGCAGCCCACTGGCACCCAAGGAGGAACGGAAAACGGAAACGGTAGCGGAAAAGGGAGCAACACCGGAAGTGGAAACACCGGAAACGGCCAAGCCAAGCCCCATAGTCCCCAGCCCCGTAGTAGCAACCAATCAAAAGACTGAAGATGCAGCCAACAAGCTGAACAACAACGAGAAGCTGGCCGAAATCAGCGCTAGTCCCGAGCCCATTATTGTGGAAACGCCAGAGGCTGATCTTCTCCAGCTTTCCGATACCGAAACCAAACCGGCAAAGGAAACGGAAGCGGAAGCTGAGGATCCTGTAGCACTGGCCGTTAGGGATATTGTCGAGCAACTCATCGACAAGGTGATCGATGCCACGGAAGCGGAAACGGCCAGTGAAATCAAAACAGAGACCAATAATAATGAACTACCCAAGGGGGAGAAACCCAATTCAGAGCCAGGGGTTTCCGAAGTGGAAACTCCCGAGAGTCTGGCCGCTGCCGCCGAGGAAATTGTCCATGAGGTAGTGGAGGCAGCTCTTGTTTTGGTCCAAGAAGAGACTACTCCGGTGAAAGCGGAGGAAAAGGTAGAGGATCTGCTTGAACTCGATCAAAAGCCAGCGGTTACAGGCGTTCAGGAAGCTAAGGCTCTCCCAGAAGTCTCTAAGGAACCAGAGGAAGATCTCAAAACCAAGGAGGAGCTGACAACCGAGGAGCCCAAGGATCACAAGTCCCAGGAAGTACCCGCGGAACTGCCCCAAAAACAAGAGGAGCATGTGGTGGCCATTGTCAACCAGGTACTCGACACCCTGGTCGACGAAACCGTCAAGGCCGTGGCCGCCGAGCAAACCACCCAGACTTCACCCGCTCCCGAGGAGGAATCACCCAAGATTCTGACCAAGCAATCGGGGGTGACGCCAGTGCGGGTCAAGCCCAATGAAGTGGACTCCACCACACAGACAACGCCGAAAAATGAGGCGGGATCTAATCTTCTGGTTGAAGAGGTGCAGCAAGTCCTTCAGGAGGACGAAGCTCAAACAGCCGCAGGCATTGCCTCCCTTGAAGATGAGGAGTACTCTAATCAACAGACAGCATCGGGTGTCGAAAATCCCAACGGTCAAATGGAGGCCAATCATTATGGCCCCGGCAATCCGGAATCcaagcaacagcaacaacaacagcagcagcagcaacaacagcaacagcgcTCCAAATCGGGTTCCACACGACCCATGTTCAGTCCAGGACCAACACGTCCACCCTTCCGGATACCGGAATTCAAGTGGTCCTACATCCATCAGCGACTCCTCAGCGATGTGCTCTTCTCGCTGGAAACGGACATTCAGGTGTGGCGCAGTCATTCGACCAAAAGCGTCCTGGACTTTGTCAACTCCAGTGAGAATGCCATCTTTGTGGTGAACACAGTGCATCTGATTTCGCAGCTGGCGGATAACCTGATTATTGCCTGCGGAGGATTGCTGCCCCTACTGGCCAGCGCCACGTCACCCAAT TCCGAACTGGATGTCCTCGAGCCCACGCAGGGCATGCCTTTGGAGGTCGCCGTGTCCTTCCTGCAGCGTCTGGTCAACATGGCTGATGTCCTTATCTTTGCCACGTCCCTGAATTTCGGTGAGCTGGAGGCGGAGAAGAACATGTCCAGTGGTGGCATCCTGCGCCAGTGCCTCCGGCTGGTCTGCACCTGTGCGGTGAGGAATTGCCTGGAGTGCAAGGAGCGAACGCGCTATAATGTTGGAGCCTTGGCGAGAGACGTTCCGGGTGCGGCGCACCTGCAGGCCCTCATTCGCGGTGCCCAGGCATCGCCCAAG AACATTGTCGAGTCAATCACCGGTCAATTATCACCTGTTAAGGATCCCGAGAAGCTGCTCCAGGACATGGACGTCAATCGCCTGCGTGCCGTCATCTATCGCGATGTG GAGGAGACGAAGCAGGCACAGTTCCTGTCGCTGGCAATCGTCTACTTCATATCGGTCCTGATGGTCTCCAAGTATCGTGATATTCTGGAGCCGCCGGCAGAGCCGCAGATCCAGCGTCAATCGCCAGTGCTACAGCGCACGGCAGGCGGCG GTGGTCGCCAAATCCAGGATAGTGACTATGAAATAATTGTTGTCGATGAGAACAATCCATCCGTTTTGGCCgataatgattcacattccAGTGGACCGCCTTCCATAAAG AGCGTCGATTCGGATGTGGGTTCCCTCAACATGAACTCCACGGAGAACGAAGTGCCCGAGGTGGAGTCCTCCAGCGAGATCCTCATCGATGACCACAAGCCTAGCCATTCGAACGACGAAAGCTGGACGGATGTGAATCTTAACGAGGATGCGGCCGTTCAGGCGGCCAGTGCCGGCATGGTTGTGGGATTGGTGGATAATGGTGGTAATGTCATAACCGACAAGCACGACCCATCATCGCATCAcaaccagcaacagcagcagcagcaacagcaacagcagcagcatcagcagcagcaacaacagcagcagcatggTTCACTTGGCAACTCGGAGCGGGGTGATAAACCCGATTCGGAGATATCGGTGGTCCGTGTACCCGATGGTTATGCCGGTTCCGGTGGCTCTAATCCTGGACAAGGTCAGGGTGTCCCGCCAAATCAGCGTCCTCGTCCCGACGAGTTGCCCATGAAGGCTCCCGCCTTGGTGGCCCAGTTGCCACTGACCACGCCGTCGCGAGAGGCAAGTCTCACCCAGAAACTGGAAATTGCACTGGGACCAGTGTGTCCATTGCTGCGCGAAATCATGGTGGATTTCGCTCCATTCCTGTCCAAGACCCTCGTTGGTTCGCATGGCCAGGAACTGCTGATGGAGGGCAAGGGACTGACCACATTCAAGAACTCCCATTCGGTGGTCGAGCTGGTGATGCTGCTCTGCTCCCAGGAATGGCAGAATAGCCTGCAGAAACATGCCGGTCTGGCCTTCATCGAGCTGATCAACGAGGGTCGCCTCCTGTCGCATGCCATGAAGGATCACATCGTGAGGGTGGCCAATGAGGCGGAGTTCATACTGAATCGTATGCGTGCCGATGATGTACTCAAGCATGCCGACTTTGAATCGCAGTGTGCCCAAACCCTCTTGGAGCGCAGGGAGGAGGAGAGGATGTGTGATCACCTCATAACCGCCGCTCGTCGTCGGGATAATGTGATTGCCAGCCGGCTGCTGGAGAAGGTGCGGAACATAATGTGCAATCGTCATGGAGCCTGGGGTGATTCCAGTGCCAACACGACGAGTGCCAGTGGTGGCGCCATTGTGGGAGCAGTGCAAAAGAGTCCGTACTGGAAACTGGATGCCTGGGAGGATGATGCCCGTCGCCGGAAGCGGATGGTACAGAATCCTCGCGGCTCATCGCATCCACAGGCCACGCTGAAGGCGGCTCTGGAGAATGGTGGACCCGAAGATGCCATCCTGCAGACACGCGATGAGTTCCACACTCAGATTGCCGTTTCGCGAGCCCATCCATCGGGTCAGCACAATGGTGAACTTTTGGACGATGCGGAGCTGTTGATCGAGGATCGAGAATTGGATCTGGATCTCACGGGTCCGGTCAACATTAGCACCAAGGCGAGATTGATAGCTCCGGGTTTGGTGGCCCCTGGCACTGTTTCGATAACCAGCACTGAAATGTTCTTTGAGGTCGATGAAGAGCATCCCGAATTCCAGAAGATCGATGGGGAAGTTCTCAAATACTGCGATCATTTGCACGGCAAGTGGTACTTCTCCGAGGTGAGGGCCATCTTCTCGAGGCGCTATCTCCTGCAGAATGTGGCACTGGAGATATTTTTGGCCAGCAGGACATCCATTCTGTTCGCCTTTCCCGATCAGCATACGGTGAAGAAGGTGATCAAAGCTCTGCCCCGTGTTGGAGTGGGCATAAAGTATGGAATACCCCAGACACGCAGGGCATCAATGATGTCGCCAAGGCAGCTGATGCGCAACTCCAATATGACCCAGAAATGGCAGCGTCGCGAGATTAGCAACTTTGAGTATCTAATGTTCCTCAATACAATCGCCGGCAGGACGTACAACGACCTCAATCAGTATCCCATCTTCCCGTGGGTGCTGACCAATTACGAGTCCAAGGATTTGGATCTCAGCCTGCCCTCGAACTATAGGGATCTATCGAAACCCATTGGGGCATTGAATCCATCGCGTAGAGCGTACTTTGAGGAGCGTTACGAGAGTTGGGACAGCGATACCATACCGCCCTTCCACTATGGCACCCATTATTCCACAGCGGCCTTTACGCTCAACTGGTTGGTGCGCGTGGAACCGTTCACCACCATGTTCCTGGCCCTGCAGGGCGGCAAGTTCGATTATCCCGATAGGTTGTTCAGTTCGGTATCGCTGTCGTGGAAGAATTGCCAGCGGGATACGTCGGACGTTAAGGAACTGATACCCGAATGGTATTTCCTCCCCGAGATGTTCTACAACTCGTCGGGCTATCGGTTGGGTCATCGCGAGGATGGTGCCTTGGTGGATGATATCGAACTACCGCCCTGGGCCAAGAGCCCCGAGGAATTTGTGCGCATCAATCGCATGGCTTTGGAATCGGAATTCGTATCCTGCCAACTGCATCAGTGGATCGATTTGATCTTTGGCTATAAGCAACGTGGTCCCGAGGCCATTAGGGCCACCAATGTGTTCTACTACCTGACCTATGAGGGTAGCGTCGACCTGGATGGCGTCCTGGATCCTGTGATGCGCGAAGCTGTGGAGAATCAGATCCGCAATTTTGGCCAAACTCCAAGTCAACTGCTGATGGAACCCCATCCGCCGCGCAGCTCGGCCATGCATCTGTCGCCGATGATGTTCAGTGCAATGCCCGAGGATCTATGCCAGATGCTCAAGTTCTATCAGAACTCACCGGTCATTCACATCTCGGCCAACACCTATCCACAATTGTCGCTGCCATCGGTGGTGACGGTCACGGCGGGTCACCAGTTCGCGGTGAATCGATGGAACTGCAACTATACCGCCTCCGTCCAGAGTCCCAGCTACGCCGAATCGCCCCAATCACCGGGATCCAATCAGCCACTGACCATCGATCCGGTTCTGG CTGTCCATGGTACCAACAATAATAGCAATGCGGTCAGTCGACGACATTTGGGTGATAACTTCAGCCAAATGCTCAAGATCCGATCGAACTGCTTTGTCACCACGGTGGATAGTCGGTTTCTCATCGCCTGTGGATTCTGGGACAACAGTTTCCGGGTGTTTGCCACCGAAACAG CGAAAATCGTGCAAATTGTGTTCGGACACTTTGGAGTGGTGACCTGCATGGCCCGTTCCGAGTGCAACATCACCTCGGATTGCTACATCGCCTCCGGATCCGCCGACTGCACGGTGCTCCTGTGGCACTGGAATGCCCGTACCCAGAGCATCGTGGGCGAGGGCGATGTGCCCACTCCACGGGCCACCCTAACGGGTCACGAACAGGCGGTGACCTCGGTGGTGATCAGTGCCGAACTGGGTCTGGTTGTCTCGGGATCGTCAA ATGGACCCGTGCTAATCCACACCACTTTCGGCGACCTTCTGCGCTCGCTGGATCCACCGGCGGAGTTCCACTCCCCGGAACTGATCACCATGTCCCGCGAGGGCTTCATTGTCATCAATTACGACAAGGGCAATGTGGCCGCCTACACCATCAATGGCAAGAAACTGCGCCACGAGACGCACAACGACAATCTACAG tgcatgCTGCTGTCGCGCGATGGTGAATACCTGATGACCGCCGGCGATCGCGGCATCGTGGAGGTGTGGCGCACCTTCAACCTAGCACCACTTTATGCCTTCCCCGCCTGCAATGCGGGCATCCGATCTTTGGCCCTCACCCACGATCAGAA ATACCTTCTGGCCGGACTTTCGACGGGCTCGATCATAGTATTCCACATCGATTTCAATCGCTGGCACCATGAGTACCAGCAGCGCTACTAA